The following coding sequences lie in one Sinorhizobium fredii USDA 257 genomic window:
- a CDS encoding Maf-like protein: MKSSLVLASASPFRRALLENAGLTFAARAAQLDERALERPLEEAGASPTEVALALAEAKARDVSRHFDGALVIGSDQTMSLGARVYHKPKDMAEAAEHLLSLAGETHSLNSAIVIVRDGDVLWRHVSTAHMTVRPLDRTFVERHLKRVGEKALSSVGAYQLEGEGIQLFEKIDGDYFTILGLPMLPLLSKLRELGSIDA; this comes from the coding sequence AAATGCGGGGCTGACATTTGCGGCGCGCGCAGCTCAGCTAGACGAGCGGGCCCTGGAGCGTCCGCTGGAGGAAGCAGGTGCGTCGCCGACCGAAGTTGCGCTGGCGCTCGCCGAAGCAAAGGCGAGGGATGTCTCGCGCCATTTCGATGGAGCACTGGTGATCGGCAGCGACCAGACGATGTCGCTTGGGGCCCGCGTCTATCACAAGCCGAAGGACATGGCGGAAGCCGCCGAGCATCTCTTGTCGCTCGCCGGCGAGACGCACAGCCTGAACAGCGCGATCGTGATCGTCCGCGATGGCGATGTCCTCTGGCGGCACGTCTCGACGGCGCATATGACGGTCAGGCCCTTGGACCGGACCTTTGTCGAACGGCATCTGAAGCGGGTCGGGGAGAAGGCGCTTTCGAGCGTCGGCGCCTATCAGCTCGAAGGCGAGGGGATCCAGCTCTTCGAGAAGATCGACGGCGATTACTTTACCATTTTGGGCCTGCCGATGCTGCCGCTCCTTTCCAAACTGCGCGAATTGGGATCGATCGATGCGTGA
- a CDS encoding shikimate dehydrogenase: protein MRDSRETFVNHAFVTGCPIRHSRSPLIHGYWLKQFGIAGSYRAYEVTPEAFPDFMRQLRDGSAGFCGGNVTIPHKEMAYELADRPDELSAELGAANTLWLEDGKISATNTDGRGFVANLDERASGWDRSSTAVILGAGGASRAVIQAVRDRGVKTIHVVNRTAARAQELADRFGRAVEAHPVAALSEVMAGAGLFVNTTSLGMDGEPVPSIDFSPLASGAVVTDIVYVPLKTPLLYQAEAQGFRIVDGLGMLLHQAVPGFEKWFGQRPVVDETLRQIIIEDMDVHA from the coding sequence ATGCGTGATTCACGTGAAACATTTGTTAACCATGCCTTCGTCACGGGCTGTCCGATCAGGCATTCGCGCTCGCCGCTGATTCACGGCTATTGGCTGAAGCAGTTCGGAATTGCCGGAAGCTACCGGGCTTACGAAGTGACCCCGGAGGCATTCCCGGATTTCATGCGCCAGTTGCGGGACGGCAGCGCCGGCTTCTGCGGCGGCAATGTCACCATCCCCCACAAGGAGATGGCATATGAGCTTGCCGACCGGCCGGATGAGCTGAGCGCCGAGCTTGGCGCCGCCAACACGCTCTGGCTCGAGGACGGAAAGATCTCAGCGACGAATACGGACGGGCGTGGCTTCGTCGCCAATCTGGACGAGCGCGCCAGCGGCTGGGACCGGAGCTCGACGGCGGTCATCCTCGGCGCCGGCGGCGCCAGTCGCGCCGTGATCCAGGCCGTCCGCGATCGCGGCGTCAAGACGATCCACGTGGTGAACCGCACCGCCGCCAGGGCGCAGGAACTGGCCGACCGGTTCGGCCGCGCCGTTGAGGCTCATCCGGTAGCCGCACTTTCCGAAGTTATGGCCGGCGCCGGCCTGTTCGTGAACACGACGTCGCTCGGCATGGACGGCGAGCCGGTGCCATCAATCGATTTCTCGCCCTTGGCAAGCGGCGCCGTGGTCACCGATATCGTCTATGTGCCGCTGAAGACACCGCTCCTTTACCAGGCCGAAGCGCAGGGCTTCCGCATCGTCGACGGGCTTGGCATGCTCTTGCATCAGGCAGTGCCCGGATTCGAGAAATGGTTCGGTCAGAGACCGGTTGTCGATGAAACGCTTCGGCAAATCATCATCGAGGATATGGACGTTCACGCATGA
- the coaE gene encoding dephospho-CoA kinase (Dephospho-CoA kinase (CoaE) performs the final step in coenzyme A biosynthesis.) — MIIVGLTGSIGMGKTTAAQMFRELGVPASDADEVVHDLYRGEAVAPVEAAFPGVAKDGVIDRAELSRQLLAQPERLGELERIVHPLVRAKEMEFIARHKAAGAPFVLLDIPLLFETRAEKRVDRVVVVSCDAESQRERVMKRPGMTAEKFAMILARQVPDSDKRARADYVIDTSNSFDVTREQVRAIVDRLRAGRH, encoded by the coding sequence ATGATCATCGTCGGGCTCACGGGCTCCATCGGCATGGGAAAAACGACAGCGGCTCAGATGTTTCGGGAGCTCGGCGTACCGGCGAGCGACGCGGACGAGGTGGTCCACGACCTCTATCGCGGCGAAGCGGTCGCCCCGGTCGAAGCAGCCTTCCCGGGTGTCGCAAAGGACGGCGTCATCGACCGGGCGGAACTCTCCCGGCAACTGCTTGCGCAACCGGAGCGGCTTGGCGAACTGGAGCGGATCGTCCACCCGCTCGTTCGCGCCAAGGAAATGGAATTCATCGCCCGGCACAAGGCGGCCGGGGCGCCTTTTGTTCTTCTCGATATTCCCCTACTTTTCGAGACCAGGGCCGAAAAGCGGGTGGATCGGGTCGTCGTCGTCAGCTGCGATGCGGAGAGTCAGAGAGAGCGCGTCATGAAGCGCCCGGGCATGACCGCGGAGAAATTCGCGATGATCCTCGCGCGGCAAGTGCCCGACAGCGACAAGCGCGCCAGAGCGGACTATGTGATCGACACAAGCAACAGTTTCGACGTCACCCGCGAGCAGGTTCGGGCCATTGTCGATCGATTGCGCGCGGGCCGGCACTGA
- the dnaQ gene encoding DNA polymerase III subunit epsilon — translation MREIIFDTETTGLDSREDRVIEIGGVELENQFPTGRTIHLYINPGARKVHPDALAVHGITDDFLKDKPSFADVVEEIVDFFGDARWVAHNATFDIGFINAEFDRLGLSPIAIDRVTDTLSLARRKHPMGPNSLDALCRRYGVDNSHRAKHGALLDSELLAEVYIEMIGGRQAALGLVTSEIGGLAVQADDGPIIVMQRERLLAPRLTEAEIAAHAALVSKIGAKAIWVKYGR, via the coding sequence ATGCGTGAGATCATTTTCGATACGGAAACGACTGGCCTCGACAGCCGCGAGGACCGGGTCATCGAGATCGGTGGCGTCGAGCTCGAGAACCAGTTTCCAACTGGGCGGACGATCCATCTCTATATCAATCCCGGCGCCCGCAAGGTCCACCCCGACGCGCTCGCCGTGCACGGCATCACCGACGACTTCCTCAAGGATAAACCGTCCTTTGCCGACGTCGTCGAGGAGATCGTCGATTTCTTCGGCGACGCGCGTTGGGTGGCGCACAACGCCACCTTCGACATCGGCTTCATCAATGCGGAGTTCGATCGCTTGGGACTGTCGCCGATTGCCATCGATCGGGTGACCGACACGTTGTCGCTGGCGCGGCGAAAGCACCCGATGGGTCCGAACTCGCTCGACGCCCTCTGCCGCCGCTATGGCGTCGACAATTCGCATCGCGCCAAGCACGGCGCCCTTCTCGACTCCGAACTACTCGCCGAAGTCTATATCGAGATGATCGGCGGCCGGCAGGCGGCTCTCGGACTCGTCACCAGTGAGATCGGCGGTCTTGCCGTACAGGCGGACGACGGCCCGATCATTGTCATGCAAAGGGAGCGGTTGCTGGCGCCGCGCCTGACGGAGGCAGAAATCGCCGCCCATGCGGCTCTTGTTTCGAAGATCGGCGCCAAGGCGATCTGGGTGAAATACGGCCGCTAG
- the secB gene encoding protein-export chaperone SecB yields MTTDTASNGNGGAAQQTPSLNILAQYVKDFSFENPGAPRSLQAREHAPSININVNVNANPLAENDFDVVLSLNAQAQDGDKVLFNVELAYGGVFRVSGFPQEHMLPLLFIECPRLLFPFARQIVADATRNGGFPPLMIDPIDFAQMFAQRMAEEKVRAQVANSNTTTN; encoded by the coding sequence ATGACGACTGATACCGCATCCAACGGCAACGGCGGCGCCGCCCAGCAGACCCCGTCGCTCAATATCCTGGCCCAGTATGTCAAGGACTTCTCCTTCGAGAACCCCGGCGCACCGCGTTCGCTCCAGGCCCGCGAGCACGCGCCGTCGATCAACATCAATGTCAACGTCAATGCCAACCCGCTCGCGGAGAACGATTTCGACGTCGTTCTCTCGCTGAACGCCCAGGCGCAGGACGGCGACAAGGTGCTGTTCAATGTCGAACTCGCCTACGGCGGCGTCTTCCGAGTTTCGGGCTTCCCGCAGGAGCACATGCTGCCGCTGCTCTTCATCGAGTGCCCGCGCCTGCTGTTCCCCTTTGCCCGTCAGATCGTCGCCGACGCGACCCGCAACGGTGGTTTCCCGCCGCTGATGATCGATCCGATCGATTTCGCGCAGATGTTCGCTCAGCGCATGGCAGAAGAGAAGGTCCGTGCTCAGGTCGCCAACAGCAACACGACGACCAACTGA
- a CDS encoding FxsA family protein, producing MRSVIIPLVILGLPIAEITGFVVVGRELGLAMTLLLVLLSGVAGVLLLRIQGLGTLRRVQEAARAGKDPGPDLLGGALIFIAAILLIVPGFITDIAGLVLFLPPVRRAIASFLQTRLTILTTGSGFYYGGGGNDRPPHRPTIIDLDTDEFSRKDEDGDGSPPPSNRISR from the coding sequence ATGCGTTCGGTGATCATTCCTCTCGTCATTCTCGGTCTGCCGATCGCAGAGATTACCGGTTTCGTTGTCGTCGGCCGGGAGCTCGGCTTGGCGATGACGCTGCTCCTCGTCCTGTTGAGCGGAGTTGCCGGCGTCTTGCTTCTCCGCATCCAGGGGCTCGGCACTTTGCGCCGTGTACAGGAAGCGGCGCGGGCAGGAAAGGATCCCGGCCCGGATCTTCTTGGCGGTGCGCTCATCTTCATTGCGGCGATCCTGCTGATCGTTCCCGGCTTCATCACCGATATTGCCGGCCTGGTCCTCTTCCTGCCCCCGGTCAGGCGCGCCATCGCTTCCTTCCTACAGACGCGGCTGACGATCCTGACGACGGGAAGCGGCTTCTATTATGGCGGCGGCGGGAACGACCGACCGCCGCACAGGCCGACGATCATCGATCTCGATACGGACGAGTTCTCCAGGAAAGACGAGGACGGAGACGGTTCCCCGCCACCGAGCAACCGGATTTCTCGTTAG
- the mltA gene encoding murein transglycosylase A produces MAFDLEPVAFSELPGWQQDDPTPVIDALRRCQHQVTAVKPYRTGSLGVSVADLLPVFEAAGAVFSSAPEARKFFEGHFVPFRIRPADRRPGFVTAFYEPEVEVRAIADEAFRFPFYRRPADLVDIDDTNRPEGMDPYFAFGRLRDGRIEEYPDRRTIEEGLLLGQGLEIAYARSKVDVFFVHVQGAARLVYPDGSRRRITYAAKTGHRFSAIGKLLIERGEIDAATVSMTSIRGWLVAHPEEVDEVLWHNRSFIFFREAPVGDEKLGPVAAAKVPLEPGRSLAVDRLIHTFGVPFYIASETLTHLDGGRPFGRLMLALDTGSAIVGPARGDIFTGSGEMAGALAGSVRNDADFYILVPRAAAARYRHG; encoded by the coding sequence ATGGCCTTTGATCTCGAACCGGTCGCCTTCTCGGAATTGCCGGGGTGGCAACAGGATGACCCGACTCCCGTCATCGACGCGCTGCGCCGCTGTCAGCATCAGGTGACGGCGGTCAAGCCGTACAGGACTGGCTCTCTCGGTGTTTCGGTTGCCGATCTGCTGCCCGTCTTCGAGGCGGCCGGGGCGGTTTTTTCAAGCGCGCCGGAAGCGCGGAAGTTCTTCGAAGGTCATTTCGTGCCCTTCCGCATCCGGCCTGCGGACAGAAGGCCAGGCTTCGTCACCGCCTTTTACGAACCAGAGGTTGAGGTTCGCGCCATCGCCGACGAGGCATTCCGCTTTCCCTTCTACCGGCGCCCCGCCGACCTCGTTGATATCGACGATACGAACCGGCCGGAAGGCATGGATCCCTATTTCGCCTTCGGCCGGCTGCGTGACGGCAGGATTGAGGAGTATCCCGATCGCCGGACGATCGAGGAGGGCCTGCTCCTGGGCCAAGGCTTGGAGATCGCCTACGCCCGCTCGAAAGTCGATGTCTTTTTCGTCCATGTCCAAGGTGCGGCCCGGCTCGTTTATCCGGATGGATCGCGCCGCCGCATCACCTATGCGGCGAAGACCGGGCATCGCTTTTCCGCCATCGGCAAGCTCTTGATCGAGCGCGGCGAAATCGACGCGGCGACCGTTTCGATGACGAGCATCCGCGGCTGGCTCGTGGCCCATCCGGAAGAGGTTGACGAGGTCCTCTGGCACAATCGCTCCTTCATCTTCTTCCGCGAAGCACCCGTCGGAGATGAAAAGCTCGGACCGGTGGCCGCGGCCAAGGTGCCACTCGAGCCGGGACGGTCGCTTGCGGTCGACCGCCTGATCCACACTTTTGGGGTTCCTTTCTATATTGCCAGCGAAACCCTTACCCATCTCGATGGCGGCCGTCCCTTCGGACGGCTGATGCTTGCGCTCGATACGGGTTCGGCGATTGTCGGGCCGGCGCGCGGGGATATCTTCACGGGATCGGGCGAGATGGCCGGCGCGCTTGCCGGCTCCGTGCGCAACGATGCCGATTTCTACATCCTTGTGCCGCGCGCGGCTGCCGCCCGATATCGCCATGGCTAG